Proteins co-encoded in one Mycobacteriales bacterium genomic window:
- a CDS encoding ABC transporter ATP-binding protein, which yields MTAKRNPLGDGGHPLPTDSAVRLRVTDVDKSYGDDESSKLAVKGVSFDVRAGEFVSLVGPSGCGKSTMLKACAGLLPITSGTIDYDGTGGPALPGRYGMVFQTSTLLPWWTVLQNVLLPARVLHLEMKPATRRARELLELVGLGGTEDKYPGELSGGMQQRASLARALLHEPDLVFMDEPFGALDAITRDSMNTLLQQIARELRQTILFVTHSIQEAVWLSDRVLVMSSGPGRIIEDVEVDFPRPRNLALLANERFRTLEVQLKEELNATLMSDSGRGRP from the coding sequence ATGACTGCCAAGAGGAATCCTCTCGGCGACGGCGGACATCCCCTGCCCACCGACTCCGCGGTGCGCCTGCGGGTCACGGACGTGGATAAGTCCTACGGCGACGACGAGAGCTCCAAGCTCGCCGTGAAGGGTGTCTCCTTCGACGTCCGCGCCGGTGAGTTCGTGTCCCTCGTCGGCCCCAGCGGCTGCGGCAAGAGCACGATGCTCAAGGCGTGCGCCGGCCTCCTGCCCATCACGTCCGGGACGATCGACTACGACGGGACGGGCGGCCCTGCGCTGCCCGGCAGGTACGGGATGGTCTTCCAGACCTCCACCCTGCTGCCGTGGTGGACCGTGCTGCAGAACGTCCTCCTGCCAGCCCGGGTCCTGCACCTGGAGATGAAGCCCGCGACGAGGCGGGCCCGCGAGTTGCTCGAGCTCGTGGGGCTCGGCGGCACGGAGGACAAGTACCCGGGGGAGCTCTCGGGCGGCATGCAGCAGCGCGCCTCGCTGGCCCGCGCGTTGCTGCACGAGCCGGACCTCGTCTTCATGGACGAGCCCTTCGGCGCCCTCGACGCGATCACCCGCGACAGCATGAACACGCTGCTGCAACAGATCGCCCGGGAACTCAGGCAGACGATCCTGTTCGTTACGCACTCCATCCAGGAGGCTGTGTGGCTCTCGGACCGCGTCCTGGTCATGTCGAGCGGTCCCGGCCGGATCATCGAGGATGTCGAGGTCGACTTTCCGAGGCCGCGCAACCTCGCGCTGCTCGCCAACGAGCGCTTCCGGACGTTGGAGGTCCAGCTCAAGGAGGAGCTCAACGCGACACTGATGAGCGACTCCGGGAGGGGCCGACCATGA
- a CDS encoding CaiB/BaiF CoA-transferase family protein — protein MIGPLEGLRVLEMAGAGPAPFCGMLLSDLGADVVRIDRPASLIPHPPDPMEQAAGGVLARGRRSVALDLKAPAGVATALELVGRADVLVEGFRPGVMERLGLGPDVCLTRRPQLVYGRMTGWGQQGPLSRAAGHDLNYIALSGALAPVGRRGQAPLPPLNLVGDFGGGGLLLAFGVLAAVHNVGRSGRGQVVDAAMVDGSALLMTMMYELLGRGAWVEQRESNLNDGGAPFYRVYEAADGRHVGVGAMEAKFYRELLRGLGLHEADLPDQWDRVQWPVLTQVFADAFRRRTRDAWVEVFDGVDACVTPVLTMSEASAHPHNRSRGTFTKVAGVTQPAPAPRFSRTPASDAPTGPASPGQHTAEVLREWGVDVPAPEVR, from the coding sequence GTGATCGGACCACTCGAGGGGCTGCGAGTGTTGGAGATGGCCGGTGCGGGGCCTGCGCCCTTTTGCGGGATGCTGCTCAGCGACCTCGGCGCCGATGTCGTCCGTATAGACCGGCCAGCGTCGTTGATTCCACACCCCCCGGATCCCATGGAGCAGGCGGCCGGCGGTGTCCTGGCGCGCGGCCGGCGGTCGGTGGCACTCGACCTCAAGGCCCCGGCCGGCGTGGCGACCGCCCTCGAGCTGGTGGGGCGTGCCGACGTCCTGGTGGAGGGCTTCCGCCCGGGCGTGATGGAGCGACTCGGGCTGGGGCCCGACGTCTGCCTCACCCGCCGGCCGCAGCTCGTCTACGGACGGATGACGGGGTGGGGCCAGCAGGGCCCTCTCTCGCGGGCCGCCGGACACGACCTGAACTACATCGCCCTTTCCGGCGCGCTGGCGCCCGTAGGTCGTCGCGGACAGGCGCCCCTGCCGCCGCTGAACCTCGTGGGTGACTTCGGCGGAGGGGGGCTGCTGCTGGCCTTCGGAGTGCTGGCCGCTGTGCACAACGTTGGCCGTTCCGGCCGCGGACAGGTGGTTGACGCGGCGATGGTGGATGGATCCGCGCTGCTGATGACGATGATGTACGAACTGCTCGGGCGGGGCGCCTGGGTGGAGCAGCGCGAGTCCAACCTGAACGACGGCGGTGCGCCCTTCTACCGCGTGTACGAGGCCGCCGACGGGCGGCACGTCGGCGTCGGTGCGATGGAAGCGAAGTTCTACCGAGAGCTGCTGCGCGGGCTGGGCCTGCACGAGGCGGACCTGCCGGACCAGTGGGACAGGGTCCAGTGGCCGGTGCTGACGCAGGTCTTCGCGGACGCCTTCCGCAGGCGGACCCGGGACGCATGGGTCGAGGTGTTCGACGGGGTTGACGCCTGCGTCACGCCGGTCCTGACGATGAGCGAGGCCTCGGCACATCCCCACAACCGGTCCCGCGGGACCTTTACGAAGGTCGCGGGGGTCACCCAGCCAGCGCCGGCTCCGCGCTTCAGCCGGACGCCCGCTTCGGACGCTCCGACCGGCCCGGCCTCCCCGGGCCAGCACACGGCCGAAGTGCTCCGGGAGTGGGGAGTAGACGTCCCGGCTCCCGAGGTCCGGTGA
- a CDS encoding alpha-hydroxy acid oxidase produces MTALATFEYRWRTPETLLSVEDYRAAARRRLPHMVWEYVDGGADDLVTLQENRAAFARWSLVPRVLRAVGQPDLRTTVAGVDLELPVLLAPTGFSGLAHWRGDVAAARAAERHGTRHVLSTSASWSIEELARATSARHFFQLYPKSGVLTRDLLRRAWDAGTRVMLVTVDVPVIGNREGERRRGMGQPPVFTPVRGLDALRHPIWLYGLLRHGRVGARNLVEDRGMRAAAESVAMQSRELMQSTLTWDDLFWLRQQWKGALLVKGVLAPEDAVHAADLGVDGVVVSNHGGRQLDVAQASLDALPGVVAAVGDRLEVLLDGGVRRGTDVVTALALGARAVLVGRPYLYGLAVGGEAGVSGVLDVLKTELERALALLGVHSAAGLDRTVLTRRNAR; encoded by the coding sequence GTGACGGCGCTCGCCACGTTCGAGTACAGGTGGCGCACGCCGGAGACGCTCCTGAGCGTCGAGGACTACCGGGCCGCGGCGCGGCGGCGGCTGCCACACATGGTCTGGGAGTACGTGGACGGCGGTGCCGACGACCTGGTCACCCTGCAGGAAAACCGGGCCGCGTTCGCGCGGTGGTCGCTCGTGCCGCGCGTGCTGCGTGCGGTGGGCCAGCCCGACCTGCGGACCACGGTTGCCGGCGTCGACCTGGAGCTGCCGGTGCTGCTCGCCCCCACCGGCTTCTCCGGCCTGGCGCACTGGCGCGGGGACGTCGCCGCGGCCCGCGCAGCGGAGCGGCACGGGACCCGGCACGTGCTCAGCACGTCGGCGTCGTGGTCAATCGAGGAGCTGGCCCGGGCGACCTCGGCGCGGCACTTCTTCCAGCTCTACCCGAAGAGCGGCGTGCTCACGAGGGACCTGCTGCGCCGGGCCTGGGACGCCGGCACGCGGGTGATGCTCGTGACCGTCGACGTCCCCGTCATCGGCAACCGCGAGGGCGAGCGCCGGCGAGGCATGGGTCAGCCGCCGGTGTTCACACCGGTGCGCGGTCTGGACGCGCTGCGGCACCCGATCTGGCTCTACGGGCTGCTTCGGCACGGCCGGGTCGGCGCTCGCAACCTGGTCGAGGACCGCGGGATGCGAGCTGCCGCGGAGTCGGTCGCGATGCAGTCCCGTGAGCTCATGCAGTCCACGCTCACCTGGGACGACTTGTTCTGGCTGCGGCAGCAGTGGAAGGGCGCGCTGCTCGTGAAGGGCGTCCTGGCGCCGGAGGACGCAGTGCACGCCGCGGATCTGGGCGTCGACGGAGTCGTGGTGTCCAACCACGGCGGCCGTCAGCTGGACGTGGCCCAGGCGTCGCTCGACGCACTGCCCGGAGTGGTCGCCGCGGTCGGTGACCGGCTGGAGGTGCTGCTGGACGGCGGCGTTCGCCGCGGCACCGACGTGGTGACGGCCCTGGCGCTGGGGGCACGCGCCGTACTCGTCGGTCGGCCCTACCTGTACGGCCTGGCCGTCGGGGGAGAGGCGGGGGTGTCGGGCGTGCTGGACGTCCTGAAGACGGAGCTGGAGCGGGCGCTCGCGCTGCTCGGCGTGCACAGCGCTGCAGGTCTCGACCGGACCGTGCTGACCCGCCGCAACGCCCGCTGA
- a CDS encoding CoA transferase, giving the protein MPAAGPATDRPGPLQGITVLECASIVLGPLTAQLLGDMGADVIKVEPPEGDLTRAIGPCREEGMGSFFLSNNRNKRSIVLDLKVPEGREVLGRLVERSDVFLHSVRTSAAERLGLLYEQLTARRPDLVHCHLTGFADAGPYGGKPAYDDIVQALSGLAVLQSVVTGVPRYMPAIFADKVTAVQAAFAVSSALLHRARTGDGQSVVVPMFESMAAFNMHEHLWGHAFEPPLAPMGYESVSTASRRPFSTLDGYLSFLPYSDAQWSRFFHLIGRDDVMKDERFATFAARQQAVSVVWAEIAAQLALRTNAEWTALLGGEDIPFAVVNSLEDLTRDEHLVSTGFWQIREDPVDHQLLRVPSPATIMSQTPPSVRALPPRLGEHTADVLAGLGMDAAEVARLVEAGATRL; this is encoded by the coding sequence GTGCCAGCCGCAGGTCCCGCCACCGACCGTCCAGGTCCGCTTCAGGGCATCACGGTCCTCGAGTGCGCCTCCATCGTCCTCGGGCCGCTGACCGCTCAGCTGCTCGGTGACATGGGAGCCGACGTGATCAAGGTCGAACCTCCGGAGGGCGACCTGACCCGAGCCATCGGCCCGTGCCGGGAGGAGGGGATGGGCTCGTTCTTCCTCAGCAACAACCGCAACAAGCGCAGCATCGTGCTCGACCTCAAGGTCCCGGAGGGGCGCGAGGTCCTCGGCCGCCTCGTGGAGCGTAGCGACGTCTTCCTGCACTCGGTGCGCACCAGCGCCGCCGAGCGGCTGGGCCTCCTGTACGAGCAGCTGACCGCCCGCCGACCGGATCTTGTCCACTGCCACCTGACCGGGTTTGCCGACGCGGGTCCGTACGGCGGCAAGCCTGCGTACGACGACATCGTCCAGGCCCTCTCCGGGCTGGCCGTGCTGCAGTCGGTCGTGACCGGCGTCCCGCGCTACATGCCGGCGATCTTCGCCGACAAGGTCACGGCGGTGCAGGCCGCCTTCGCCGTCTCCTCGGCCCTCCTGCACCGCGCGCGCACCGGTGACGGCCAGTCCGTGGTGGTGCCGATGTTCGAGAGCATGGCTGCCTTCAACATGCACGAGCACTTATGGGGCCACGCCTTCGAGCCCCCGCTGGCGCCCATGGGGTACGAGTCGGTCAGCACGGCCTCCCGGCGTCCCTTCTCGACCCTGGACGGCTACCTGTCGTTCCTGCCGTACTCCGACGCCCAGTGGTCGCGCTTCTTCCACCTCATCGGCCGCGACGACGTGATGAAGGACGAGCGCTTCGCGACCTTCGCAGCCCGGCAGCAGGCGGTGTCGGTGGTCTGGGCTGAGATCGCTGCACAGCTGGCGCTGCGGACCAACGCCGAGTGGACCGCCCTGCTGGGCGGCGAGGACATCCCGTTCGCGGTGGTCAACTCGCTCGAAGACCTGACCCGCGACGAGCACCTGGTCAGCACCGGGTTCTGGCAGATCCGTGAGGACCCCGTGGACCACCAACTACTGCGGGTGCCGTCCCCGGCCACCATCATGTCGCAGACCCCACCGAGCGTGCGCGCGCTGCCCCCCCGGCTCGGCGAGCACACCGCCGACGTGCTGGCCGGGCTCGGGATGGATGCGGCCGAGGTGGCACGGCTGGTCGAGGCAGGGGCCACCCGGCTCTGA
- a CDS encoding ABC transporter permease — protein sequence MTQSQLMSQRSEETAVGAAPPARRARRMRPEVVKQRLGTVVLALAILIAAQIASRNGWVSDLIIPAPTDVYAAFVDQWQTPGFREDVRSTVSATVIGFLLAAAASFLVAAVLVLIKGLEGVVMPLIIAVETMPKIAIAPIIILWLGFGQLGKTVIVALVTFFPILINTLQGLKVTNRDEYDLLRSLGASRMQLFRYVRLPRSLPYVFAGLRVGSVFALIGAIVAEFVGSRNGLGALIILARSQFNVPAVWALLFNLMVMGVIIYAATSWMERKLLFWSKDVSLTG from the coding sequence ATGACCCAGTCGCAGTTGATGAGTCAGCGGTCCGAGGAGACTGCGGTGGGCGCGGCTCCGCCAGCCCGGCGCGCGCGCCGGATGCGCCCGGAGGTGGTCAAGCAGCGCCTCGGCACCGTGGTGCTCGCACTGGCGATCCTGATCGCGGCGCAGATCGCCTCACGGAACGGCTGGGTATCGGACCTGATCATCCCGGCTCCCACCGACGTCTACGCCGCCTTCGTCGACCAGTGGCAGACACCGGGCTTCCGCGAGGACGTTCGCTCGACGGTCAGTGCCACGGTGATCGGCTTTCTGCTGGCCGCGGCGGCGTCGTTCCTCGTGGCCGCCGTTCTGGTGCTGATCAAGGGGCTCGAGGGGGTGGTGATGCCGCTGATCATCGCCGTCGAGACGATGCCGAAGATCGCAATCGCGCCGATCATCATCCTGTGGTTGGGCTTCGGTCAGCTCGGCAAGACGGTCATCGTCGCGCTCGTCACCTTCTTTCCCATCCTGATCAACACGCTCCAGGGTCTGAAGGTTACTAACCGGGACGAGTACGATCTGCTGCGGTCCCTCGGGGCCAGTCGCATGCAGCTGTTCCGGTACGTCCGGCTGCCCCGCTCTTTGCCCTACGTCTTCGCGGGGCTGCGGGTGGGCTCGGTGTTCGCGCTCATCGGGGCGATCGTGGCCGAGTTCGTGGGGTCGCGGAACGGTCTGGGCGCCCTGATCATCCTGGCCCGTTCGCAGTTCAACGTACCGGCGGTCTGGGCGCTGCTGTTCAACCTCATGGTGATGGGCGTGATCATCTACGCCGCGACGTCGTGGATGGAGCGCAAGCTGTTGTTCTGGTCCAAGGACGTCTCGCTGACCGGGTGA
- a CDS encoding IclR family transcriptional regulator: MFTSTDDDAKDRFSRIFGVLELLAPHPAGLTVTEISQQLGLPLSSTHNLLQRLVKVEAVLVTSDLRYSIGGRAVRYGIRIMEGLNLRAVARRHLQDLAQLLGEDVYLAERFGDRIVYTDRVAGHRPIKLDIQLGQSLLLHATSVGKLFAAHHDELREKMMSRDRQRLTPTTLVEVEELEQELQEIRVQGYSVSRQEAVTGIIGVAVPVRDTQDKVVAAIHLSALAAHWEPTTEEAWLLQTTATAASVEKNLGRLGHDEVR; the protein is encoded by the coding sequence ATGTTCACCTCGACGGACGACGACGCGAAGGACCGCTTCTCCCGGATTTTCGGCGTGTTGGAGCTGCTCGCCCCACACCCCGCCGGGTTGACGGTCACTGAGATCAGCCAGCAGCTCGGGCTGCCCCTGAGCAGCACGCACAACCTGCTGCAGCGGCTGGTCAAGGTCGAAGCCGTGCTGGTCACGTCCGATCTGCGCTACTCCATCGGCGGGCGGGCCGTGCGTTACGGCATCCGGATCATGGAGGGCCTGAACCTCAGGGCCGTCGCCCGCCGTCACCTCCAGGATCTGGCCCAGCTGCTGGGCGAGGACGTCTATCTCGCCGAGCGCTTCGGCGATCGGATCGTCTACACCGACCGGGTTGCCGGCCACCGCCCGATCAAGCTGGACATCCAGCTGGGGCAGTCGCTGCTGTTGCATGCGACTTCCGTGGGCAAGCTGTTTGCCGCCCACCACGACGAGCTCCGCGAGAAGATGATGAGCCGCGACCGGCAGCGGCTGACACCCACCACGCTCGTCGAGGTCGAGGAGCTCGAGCAGGAGCTGCAGGAGATCCGGGTCCAGGGCTACTCGGTCAGCCGCCAGGAGGCGGTGACCGGGATCATCGGCGTCGCCGTGCCGGTGCGGGATACCCAGGACAAGGTGGTGGCGGCGATCCACCTCTCCGCGCTGGCCGCGCATTGGGAGCCCACGACGGAGGAGGCCTGGCTCCTGCAGACCACCGCCACGGCCGCGTCCGTCGAGAAGAACCTCGGCAGGCTCGGGCACGACGAAGTCCGCTGA
- a CDS encoding ABC transporter substrate-binding protein, whose protein sequence is MRSTITSRGARAAAGACALTLTLVACGSESDTAGGDGKTIAGGEETTSLSFGVTNPDLPGSAYYAAVPTYLEYWTDEGLDVTFDAYNGTGEVMTAVATGKTDVGSGGTMGAMAAVVNGGADLKVFYSYIPNNPYWPVVMPDSDIDSLDDLVGKTVGTFSLAGDGAGLLKGVMEAEGLDPNSVDIVAVGVGAEAYETLKSGRIAAYIGYDSVYGQIEALGHEIRRIDSPIDDFGWLGGIAAPATMIKGQRETLVTFGRGLAKAAVFTKANPECALKIQWEVYPESKPAGVADDQAVKDGVESLMSRLKSQFPVDEQWGRVAERTVQERIDIAVESGELAKPLPVEEIWDPSLLDDMNDFDVAEIEKAAADCRMVEG, encoded by the coding sequence ATGAGATCGACTATCACGTCGCGCGGAGCTCGTGCTGCTGCCGGCGCCTGCGCCCTCACCCTCACGCTGGTCGCCTGCGGCAGCGAGTCCGACACCGCCGGCGGCGACGGGAAGACGATCGCGGGGGGCGAGGAGACCACCAGCCTGTCGTTCGGCGTGACCAACCCGGACCTGCCCGGCTCCGCCTACTACGCCGCTGTGCCGACCTACCTCGAGTACTGGACCGACGAGGGGCTGGACGTCACGTTCGACGCCTACAACGGCACCGGCGAGGTCATGACCGCGGTCGCCACGGGCAAGACGGACGTCGGCTCCGGCGGCACGATGGGCGCCATGGCCGCCGTCGTCAACGGCGGCGCCGACCTGAAGGTCTTCTACAGCTACATCCCCAACAACCCGTACTGGCCAGTCGTGATGCCCGACAGCGACATCGACTCGCTCGACGACCTGGTGGGAAAGACGGTCGGCACGTTCAGCCTGGCCGGTGATGGCGCCGGACTGCTCAAGGGCGTCATGGAAGCCGAGGGCCTCGACCCGAACTCGGTCGACATCGTCGCCGTGGGAGTCGGGGCGGAGGCATACGAGACGCTCAAGTCGGGTCGCATCGCGGCCTACATCGGCTATGACTCGGTCTACGGCCAGATCGAGGCCCTTGGTCACGAGATCCGGAGGATCGACTCCCCCATCGACGACTTCGGCTGGCTGGGCGGCATCGCCGCACCGGCGACAATGATCAAGGGGCAGCGGGAGACCCTGGTGACGTTCGGCCGTGGGCTTGCGAAGGCCGCGGTCTTCACCAAGGCCAACCCAGAGTGCGCGCTCAAGATCCAGTGGGAGGTCTACCCCGAGTCCAAGCCGGCCGGCGTGGCCGACGACCAGGCCGTGAAGGACGGCGTGGAGTCGTTGATGTCGCGGCTCAAGAGCCAGTTCCCCGTCGACGAACAGTGGGGCCGTGTCGCGGAGCGGACGGTGCAGGAACGCATCGACATCGCGGTGGAGAGCGGCGAGCTCGCCAAGCCCCTGCCGGTAGAGGAGATCTGGGACCCCTCGCTGCTCGACGACATGAACGACTTCGACGTCGCAGAGATCGAGAAGGCTGCCGCAGACTGCAGAATGGTAGAGGGCTGA
- a CDS encoding cyclase family protein, with protein sequence MTGSNWGRWGPEDEAGALNLIGSEQVLRATALVREGRVVRLGQPLDPLVPGAPHRKRVERFMTRDGGDYAAGARRPHGFQFAEEVWSFAAHSGTHMDALAHVWCEDRLYNGYPSSGVRSTTGAQRCGAAELRPVVTRGLLLDVAAGRGHALVAGEAVTASELQAAADCAQVQPEPGDAILVRTGWLAACGDDLTTYFAAEPGIDRGAAQWLADADVAVVGSDNYAVEVQPSAPGTSFPAHQLLLRDHGVPLIENLLLDELARAGATAFLLVAAPLQLVGGTAGPLSPVAVL encoded by the coding sequence ATGACCGGCAGCAACTGGGGACGTTGGGGGCCGGAGGACGAAGCCGGGGCCCTCAATCTCATCGGCAGCGAGCAAGTGCTCCGCGCGACCGCGCTCGTCCGGGAGGGGCGGGTCGTGCGACTCGGGCAGCCGCTCGACCCGCTGGTGCCCGGCGCACCGCACCGCAAGCGGGTCGAGCGGTTCATGACGCGCGACGGCGGTGATTACGCCGCGGGGGCGCGGCGGCCGCACGGCTTCCAATTCGCCGAGGAGGTCTGGTCCTTCGCCGCGCACAGCGGGACGCACATGGACGCCCTGGCCCACGTCTGGTGTGAGGACCGCCTGTACAACGGCTACCCCTCGTCCGGCGTGCGCAGCACGACCGGCGCCCAGCGCTGCGGCGCCGCCGAGCTGCGACCGGTGGTCACCCGCGGGCTGCTGCTGGACGTGGCCGCCGGCCGAGGCCACGCCCTCGTGGCAGGTGAGGCGGTGACGGCCAGCGAGCTACAGGCCGCGGCCGACTGCGCGCAGGTGCAGCCGGAGCCGGGTGATGCCATCCTCGTCCGCACCGGCTGGCTCGCGGCCTGCGGCGACGACCTCACTACCTACTTCGCGGCTGAGCCCGGCATCGACAGGGGAGCGGCCCAGTGGCTGGCCGACGCGGACGTAGCCGTCGTCGGGAGCGACAACTACGCGGTAGAGGTGCAGCCCTCGGCTCCAGGCACCTCTTTCCCAGCGCACCAGCTGCTCCTGCGCGACCACGGCGTGCCGCTCATCGAGAACCTTCTGCTCGACGAGTTGGCCCGCGCAGGCGCGACCGCCTTCCTGCTCGTCGCGGCACCGCTGCAGCTGGTGGGCGGCACCGCTGGCCCGCTGAGTCCCGTCGCGGTGCTGTGA
- a CDS encoding class I adenylate-forming enzyme family protein: MTALQDERPTSTTLHALLQEKAARAPQQEALRTTSSSRTYAQWLEGCERVAGGLAAAGARAGGVVALLADNRSEWLETAFGAAALGATLAPMNTWVRAWDLDYLLGHARPDVLVMVDRLGKQDFLAALRELVPELWEAAPGTWRSSRYPFLRAVVVVGDQVPPGALPYAELLAHEPLTTRSPAGPDDVAMVLYTSGSTARPKAVPLVHRDLIENGFEIGERQGLTPRDRVFLASPLFWAYGGANALMATLTHGAALILQSTFEATEALALLQEQRCTALYTLPAVTHALLDEPSFAADRLPALRRGLTLGPPSEITLVADALGADLICNIYGSTEVYGNCCVTPYDAPLEQRRTSQGPPLPGVEVRVVDPDSGAVLPPDELGEILVRGRLSPGYLDAEGRAEPLTDADGFFHTGDLGVLSAAGWLSFASRSTEMIKSSGINVSPSEVEDFLMSHPDVVEAAVVGAEDPVRGQQVVAFVRLWPNSDTTAASIQTWCRETIAGYKAPRVVLAVDELPTTSTGKLARRDLVALANRALQPGPEQEAVR, encoded by the coding sequence GTGACAGCGCTGCAGGACGAGCGTCCCACCAGTACGACGCTGCACGCGCTGCTGCAGGAAAAGGCGGCGCGCGCGCCGCAGCAGGAAGCCCTGCGGACGACGAGTTCGTCGAGGACCTATGCGCAGTGGCTCGAGGGCTGCGAGCGAGTGGCTGGGGGCTTGGCCGCTGCGGGTGCGCGTGCCGGTGGCGTCGTGGCTCTGCTCGCCGACAATCGCTCCGAGTGGCTCGAGACCGCGTTCGGCGCAGCGGCGCTGGGCGCGACGCTGGCCCCGATGAACACGTGGGTGAGGGCGTGGGACCTTGACTACCTGCTCGGCCACGCCCGGCCGGACGTCCTCGTCATGGTCGACCGCCTCGGCAAGCAGGACTTCCTGGCTGCGCTCCGCGAGCTGGTACCGGAGCTGTGGGAGGCCGCGCCCGGGACGTGGCGCAGCTCGCGCTACCCCTTTCTGCGGGCCGTCGTCGTCGTGGGCGACCAGGTACCGCCGGGTGCCCTTCCGTACGCCGAGTTGCTCGCGCACGAGCCGCTGACGACCAGGTCACCCGCGGGTCCGGACGACGTGGCGATGGTGCTTTACACCTCCGGCTCCACCGCGCGACCCAAGGCCGTTCCGCTGGTGCACCGGGACCTGATCGAGAACGGCTTCGAGATCGGCGAGCGGCAGGGACTCACGCCGCGGGACCGCGTCTTCCTGGCTTCCCCGCTGTTCTGGGCCTACGGCGGAGCGAATGCGCTGATGGCCACCCTCACGCACGGCGCCGCGCTGATCCTCCAGTCGACGTTCGAGGCGACCGAAGCATTGGCGCTGCTGCAGGAGCAGCGGTGCACCGCTCTGTACACGCTGCCGGCCGTGACGCACGCGCTGCTGGACGAGCCGTCCTTCGCGGCCGACCGGCTCCCTGCGCTGCGACGCGGTCTGACCCTGGGACCGCCGAGTGAAATCACTCTCGTGGCAGACGCTCTCGGAGCCGACCTCATCTGCAACATCTACGGATCGACGGAGGTCTACGGCAACTGCTGTGTCACGCCGTACGACGCACCCCTGGAGCAGCGTAGGACGTCGCAGGGACCTCCGTTGCCGGGCGTAGAGGTCCGCGTGGTCGATCCTGACAGCGGGGCCGTGCTCCCGCCAGACGAGCTGGGGGAGATCCTCGTAAGGGGGCGCCTGAGCCCAGGCTACCTCGACGCCGAGGGCAGGGCGGAACCGCTCACCGACGCCGACGGCTTCTTCCACACCGGAGACCTGGGGGTGCTGTCGGCAGCCGGCTGGCTCTCCTTCGCCTCGCGCAGCACCGAGATGATCAAGAGTTCCGGCATCAACGTCTCGCCCAGTGAGGTGGAGGACTTCCTGATGTCGCATCCAGACGTCGTGGAGGCCGCGGTCGTGGGGGCCGAGGACCCGGTGCGCGGCCAACAAGTCGTCGCGTTCGTCCGGTTGTGGCCGAACAGCGACACGACCGCCGCGTCGATCCAGACCTGGTGCCGCGAGACGATCGCTGGGTACAAGGCACCGCGCGTCGTGCTCGCGGTGGACGAGCTCCCCACGACGAGCACCGGCAAGCTCGCCCGCCGGGACCTGGTGGCCCTCGCCAACCGGGCGCTCCAGCCGGGCCCGGAGCAGGAGGCGGTGCGATGA